In Buchnera aphidicola (Chaetogeoica yunlongensis), the genomic stretch TAGATGTTTGGATATTAAGAAACAAAATATTTTTTTTCTATTAGATGTTTTTACTAAAATTTTAAAAATTTTTTTGAAAAGATGTGATTTTTTTGTGAATTTTAATAATTCATTGTCTAGTAGTTGTGATATTTTTGTTAAAAATAATATTGTAGAAAAATTAAAAAAATACTTAATGTATAATGTGAATACGAATGAGGTAAATTTAAAAAATTTTTTTGATAGAATTAAAAAGGATTTTTTAGATAATTTTTATTTTGATCCTAGTATTTTATTAAAAAATTTATGTAAGACATTTTATGATGTGATTACGGATGTGAGTAGAAACTTTTATATTGGTATGATGAATATTTTAGGTGATTATAAACATTTTAAATTCAAAAAATTTTTTTTAAAAAGTGATAGACAAAAAAATTTAGTAAAATTTTTTTCGGTAAAAAAACTTTGGAAAAATTTTATTTGTCAGAGGAAATTTTTATTTTTTGATAAAACAAGAAATTGTATGGATTTATTATTTCATTCTAAGTATTTGGGAAAAATATCAATTAATTGCAAAATAAATCGTGATCAATCTTCTATTATATTAGATGTTATGACTTATTGTGATAACATAAAAAATATATTAAAATCAAAAATTTCTTTTTTGCGTAATATGTTAGTAAAGAGAAAAATAAAATTTAGTGCTATTAATATTAAAAGTAATACAAATAGTTTATTAAATGGTAATTTTGAGCTTAAAAAAAAATATAGTTTAGATAAAAATGTTTATAATCATTATTTGACTGTATTATTTCATAGAAATAAAGCATTATTTTTGTCTCATTTATTAGATCAGACATTTTATGAAAAAAGCTGTTATAAAATTAGTATGCGTATTTAGTGTATAATTTAATAAGTGAATAATCTTATTTGAGCATTTCTTAATTAATTTATATTATTTTACTATGTAGAATTAGTTTGTATGAAATAAAATTAGTATTTATATAGATAATAAATTAAATAGTTAGTTTAAGAAATAATATTATTTTTTTTGGGGTATTTTATTTATGCAAAGTAATATTATTAAAAAAAATAATAAAGTTAGTATTTATGATAAATTAGATCATTCTATTGGAACTGTATTATATCATGAAATGATAGATTATTATGAACAGAAATGCATGAAAGAAGATATAAAACGAGTAAATAAAAATTTTTGTAAAACTTGTTCTAAATATTTTTTTAAAAATATGGGTATAGATTTTGATATTTCTTTTCATAAGATTACTTTTAAAAAACTTAATGATGATACTGAATATATCAAAAATAATTTTTTTATGAATTTTTTTAAAGTTAATTTATATAAAAATTTAGGTTTTGTATTTATTTCTTACGATATTGTTTTATTTATAATAGAACATTTGTTTGGTGGAGTAACATTATATAATACCTTAAAAACTTTTTCTAAAACATTAAGTTCTTCTGAAATAATTATTATTAGAAAGTTATTTAGTGTTTTTATAACACAATATTTTAGTGTTTGGAATAAAAATATTATTTGTGATAAATTTAAATTACGTTTCCGTAATTGTGATTTATTAGATCAAAAATTAAATATCAATTTAAAAAATAGAAATGATTTTTTTATAACTTGTGTATTTAATGTTAGAAAAAAAAATTTTTGTAGTAATTTTGGCATAAGTTTACCTGTTAGTACGTTTTATAAACTTAGAAATGAATTATATGATAAAGATATTAAAAATAACTTGTATTTTAACAATAATAAGATTTGGAAAAACTTTTTAAAAATTATTGTGTATAATTGTAATTTAACCTTAAGAATTGTATTAGTTAATAGTTATTGTATTTTATCAAAAATTCTAAAATGGCGAGTGGGTGATGTATTGTCTATTAATTTTAAAGATGATGTGATTGCTTATTCTGAAAATAAACCACTTTTAGTAGGAAAATATAAAACTTTTGAAGATAAAAATGCATTTTTTTTTATTAATTTTGTTAATTAAATAATATATAAATATATTTTGGATAATAATTAGTGAATATTAAAGATAATACTATAAATGAAAAAGGTTTAAATATTTTAAATAAAAGTAGTAATTTAGATACGAATAACAGTTCAAATCATGATATTGATGTTAATGTTAATAGTCATAAATTGAATAGTGATGCTGTTGTTTCTGATAATATTAAAATGTCTAATTTTTCTAAGTCCAAAATAGATTTTTTAATGGATATTCCGGTAAATTTAACTATTGAGTTAGGAACAATAAAAATCAAAATTAAGGATTTATTAGATTTACCTGAAAAATCTATCTTGGTTTTGGATAAGCATGTCGGTGAACCTCTTAACATATTAATTAATGGATGTTTAATTGCTATGGGGGAATTAGTTGTTAAAGAAGATAAATATGGAATTAGAATTACAAATGTATTTGAAAATTCTAATGATATACAAAATTCTAATAAATAATGATTAATATAACTTATAAATAATCAGTTTAATTTTTTTATCATTTATGGTAACTTATATGATTAATAATATTTTTTTTTTACGAATTAGTGTAGTTTTTTTTGGATTAATAATGTTAATTATTTTTATTAATGGATTTTTAAAAAAATTTATATTTAGAAGAAATATTATTAATAACTCATTAATTAGCATCGAATCAAAAATTTCATTGGGTCAAAATAGTGCAATTTATATTGTTAATATACAAGAAGAAGTAAGATTAGTTTTAGGAGTTACTGCAAATAGTATTACTCAATTATGTACTTTAAAACCAATAACACATAAAAATAATAAAAATGATGTTATTAATTAAATAATTTTTAAGTGTTGATAATATAAAAACGAGATTTCATTGAAAATATTTGGGGAAAAATATGTTTTTTCGTCGTGTGTTATCATTTTTTATTTTGTTATTATTTTCTCCTTATGTATATGCAAGTATACCTAGCATTATTAGTCATACATCATCAAACGGTGAAACAGTTTGGTCTATTCCTGTTCAAATATTAGTATTGATAACATCGTTAACATTTATTCCTTCTTTATTATTAATGATGACAAGTTTTTCTAGGATTGTTATTGTTTTTGGTTTATTGAGAAGTGCTTTAGGAACTCCATATTCTCCTCCTAATCAAGTTTTAATAGGATTGTCTTTATTATTAACATTTTTTATTATGGCTCCAGTGTTTGATAAAATTTATCAGGATGCTTATTTACCTTTTAGTAGAAATCAGATTAATGTTGATACAGCAATTAAACGAGGAATTATTCCATTACATAAATTTATGGTTAATCAAACTAGAAAGGTAGATTTAGAGTTTTTTTCAAAATTAGCAAATATTTCTAGTTTTTCTAAACGAGAAGACATTCCTATGAGGATATTGTTACCATCTTTTATTACTAGTGAGTTAAAAACAGCTTTTCAAATTGGATTTACTATTTTTATACCTTTTTTAATTATTGATTTAGTTATTTCTAGTGTTTTGATGTCTTTAGGGATGATGATGGTACCGCCTTCTACTATATCATTACCTTTTAAAATCATGTTATTTGTATTAGTTGATGGCTGGCAATTATTAGTTACTTCTTTAACCCATAGTTTTTATTATTAAATTTTTTAAGAGATTTTAAATGACTGTTGAATCTGCTATGAATTTATTATATGATGCAATGAAAGTTATGATGATAGTTTCTTCTCCTTTATTACTATCTGCACTTATTAGTGGTTTGATTATTAGTATTTTTCAGGCTGTAACTCAAATAAATGAACAAACTTTATCTTTTATTCCTAAAATTATTGCAGTATTGATATCTATGATGGTATTTGGTTCTTGGATATTATCAGTATTGGTAGATTATACAAAAATGTTATTTAATAATTTATCTTATATTACTTATTAAATTAATGATTAATTTTAATCTTAACAATTTTATGTTTTTGATTTATGGTGTCTTTTTTCCAGCTTTACGTATTCTTTCTTTATTTTATACTGCACCTTTATTAAATAGTACTTTAATTGATAGAAAAATTAAGTTGGTTATTGCTTTTTCTATAAGTTGGTTATTTTCTTTTTTTTTACCAAAAATAGATATAGTTATATTTTCTATGGATGGATTTTTAATTATTTTAGAACAAATATTCATTGGTATGTCTTTAGGTTTTACTATGCAATTAATTTTCTCATCTATCATTATGTGTGGGGAGTTAATTAGTTTGCAAATGGGATTATCTTTTTCTTCATTATTTGACATTCATAGTCGTTCTAATATGTCACCTGTATCTCGTTTTTTATATGTTTTCTTTGTGTTGTTATTTTTTCAATGGAATGGACATATTTGGATGTTTTCTGTATTATTTGATACTTTTTTGACTTTTCCTATTAAAAAATTAAGTTTTGATATTAATATTTTACTGAGTATAGTAAATTTCTATAAGTATATTTTTTTTGATAGTTTGATGTTATTATATCCTATTCTAATTATTCAATTAATGTTTAGTTTATCTATGGGAATTTTAAATCGTATATCTCCTCAGGTTTCTATTTTTTCTATAGGATTCACGGTTATTCTACTAGTTGGAATGGTTTCTTTGTTTTTATTTATTCCAATTTTCCCTTCTTTTTGTTTTTTTTCTTTTAATCGTTTACAAAGTTTTGTATTAGTATTATTTAATATTAATAGATAGATTTATGTTAAAATAAATTTTGTAAAAATATTTTAAATATTTTTTATACTTTAAATTTTTTGATTGGTTATATTTAAAATATAATTTTAAGATTAGTTTTAATAAAATTTTTAAATAAATAAAATCATTTTTTATTATATCATCTAAATTTAGATGTGATAAGAAATCTAATATTTAGATTTCTTATTAAAAATTTTTAAAAATGTCATTATTATGTTTTTAACATTAATATAAAATATTAAAAATTTTATTTTAATTATATACAATGTTTTATGAATACAAAATTATTATTTTATTTTTGCTTCTTTATATAAAATGTGTTTTCTGATAATTGGATCATATTTTTTTAATTCTAGTTTTTTAGATAATGTTTTTTTATTTTTTGTAGTAGTGTAATAGTGTTTACTTAGAGATGTTGATATTAATTTTATTTTCGTTCTAGAATTTTTAGCCATATTGTGTTGTCTCTATGTTAATTCTTTATTTTTTTTTATGTGTTTTTGTCAGTTTATTGATATTATTGAATCCTAATTTATCTATATTTCGAATTCCTTTTGCAGATATACGTAATGATATAAATTGATTTGTATAAGGATTCCAAAATTTATGAAAGTGTAGATTTGGAAAAAATTTTCTTTTATTTGCATTCATAGCATGAGAACGGCGATTTCCAAACATTGGTTTTTTACCAGTTATTTTACATATTTTTGACATATATTTCCTAAAATATTTTATTGATTATTAGTAAATAATCATTTAGATTTTTTTATATTTTGATATAAATAGATTTTTTTTATGTATACGTTTTAAAACTATGTATATTAACTATTTATGATATGTATGAATTATAATAGGATAATAATTTTAAAAATTTAGGTATTATTTTATCGATTGATGGATTTATTTTAATGATGTTTTTAAAAAGAATTTTTATATTTATAGTTTTATTTATTATTACATGTGTACTAGGAATAATATTTTTATGTAAAAGTTATTTTGGTTTGCGAATAATTTTTTATTGTTCTTGTTATTTTATGCCAGAGTTAAAAGTAAATGAGATCAGTGGTACATTAAATGATTTCGTTCTTAAAAAAATAAAATATTCTAGTAAGAATATTTTGATTTTAATTGAAGAATTACATGTAAATCTAAATTTTTTTATTTTTAAAAATATCCATATTAATGTAAATCATCTTGTATTAAAAGATGTTAGTATTTCTTTTTGTAATCAACGCATTTTTTCTAAATCTAAAGAAATTAAGTGGTTAATTAGTTTAAAAAAATGGTTCATATCTCATTTATCTATTTTTTTTAAAAATATTAATGTATGTCATTTTATAGGTAGAACAAGTCATTTAAAGTTTTTGATTGATTTTTATTCTGGTAGTGCTTTTTGGAATAATAATAATTTATCATTAAGTACTAGTAAAGTAAATGTTTTTTCTATAAAGGGTTTTCAATCTATTGTTAGTTTAAAAAATTTTGATTCTAAGTTTGATAGTAGACTATATTCAGTTTTTTTAAAAAATTTTTTTAAAAAATTTTTGCAATATTTAAAAAAAACTCATGTTTGTAATTTTATTAATTTTAATTGCAATAATTTTTTAGTAGAGAAAATTTATTTTTGTGATTATAAAAATATTTTAATTTCTAATTTTGATATAACTGTTAATATTTTAGATAAAAAAATAGTGATAAAGAAAGTTCATTGTGTATTTGGAAAATGTTTAATAAGTATTTTGGGATATATGGATATAGATAAAAATTATATTTATTTAACTTTAACGATCAATAAAAATCATTCGTTAAATTCATTTTTTAATTTTAAGGTTGTAGTGCAAGGATTATTTTTTTCTACACTTCAATTAGATATTATTAGTAATTCATATAAAATACATTTGAGTATGTTACTTCGTACTGTTGTGTATCCTAAAAAATTAATATGTAACTTCAAATTAATTGTTTTAAAAAAAAATCATAATGGTATTAATTTACAATGGTTATTTTCGAGTAGAATTCATTTAATAATATTTAGAAACATGTCATCTGAATATACGGTAAAATTAAAAGTTTCGTTTTATAATAAATATTTACAGTTAGTTAAGTTTTATTTGATAACTAAAGGCGATTATAATGATGTTTTTATAAAATCTATAAATTTTCAGATGTTTTATAATAAAAAAATTTATAATTATAAGTGGAAATATTTTAGTGATGATGATTATTTACAAAATAAATTTTTTAAAAATGTTAATAATTTTAAAGTTATTAAATATTTTATAAGTGATTTTAGGTCTAAGTTTTTAGAATTTATAAAATATAAGTTGTTTAACATAAAAAAAGAGTATTTTGTTTGGCAAATAATAAAAAGTAGAATTAAAGTTTTTGGTACTTTTTATGTAAATAAAATAACCAATAATGATTTATTTAGTATTGATATTATTTTAGGATGCAATAAAATATTTATTTATAGTAACACTGTTAATTCTTTAATAAATTTACATGTTTTTTTTAAAATTGATAATTTAAATGATATTTTTCCAATGTTAAACGGAAGATTCAGCGGCAATATAAAATTTCAAGAGTATTCAGTAAATGATGATTATATATTAACATGTAAAGTAAAAGGAACACATTTAGATTTTAATTTATTTAAATTTTTACATTTAAAATATCAAATGTATTTAGATAAAAAAAATTTTTATATTGAAATGTTATTAGAAAAAATTTTATTTTTTAAAAATTGGTATGTTTCTTCTATTAATATAGTAATTCAACAAAAATATAAAAATAATTATGTTTTGTTTTCTTATAGGAGTAAAAACATTATATTTGTTTTAGTATATGATCAAAAAAATAATATAAACAGTTTAGTAAGATTTAATTTTTATAATTCGTGGTATTCTATAAAATTTTTTGTTAAATTAAATCAAAATAGGATTTTTTCATTACTTTTTTCAAAGTTTTTTTTTAAAATATTGACAATAATTGATATAAGTAGGAAACATTTGTTTACAAGCTATATTCCTAATATTTTAAAAAAAATTTTAAGTGTATTAAAGGATTTTCAAAAAAATTGTTTTGATAAATTATATAATATGTCTAATTTTTATCATAATGTAGATATTGATTTAAAATTATTATCTAAATTTAAACTTATTTTAAGTTTAAATAATAAAAAGAATTATAATTTATATTTTTTAATTAAGATGATAAGTGGTAATTCTCTAAAAAATAGTAGTTTAGAATTGAAAAATAATAAATTTATGTTAAATCGTCATAGAAGTATATCTGGATTGTTAAATTTTAATGATTTTAATTTTTTTGGTAAATATTTTTCTTTGTATAAAAATAAAGTTTTTTTACTGTCAAAAAATGTTTTTAAATATAAAAGTGATATTCATTACATTGTAGAATTGAATAATTTATATTTTAGTAGTTTTATTATAAATAACCTTGTTTTAAAAGAAAAATTATGCTTAAAAAATGTTGTGTTTTACATTCATAAAGAATATGTTGAATTTTCATGTAATGTGCAAGTTAAACATCATTTATGTATTTTTTTAAAATTTAATTATTTTTATTTTTTTGATTTAAATTATAAAAAAATGAATAAGTTTGTTACTTTGATTTATAAATTACAATGTAAGATTTTGATGTTAGATATTAATTATTTGTTTAAAATAGTAAAAATATTTAGTTTTTTATTCAATAAAGGAGATGAATCTCATATTTCTGTATTTTTTCTGAAAAAGTTTTTTTTAGTAAATATAAAAATACTCATTGATAAAAATTCAAACATTTTTTTTAAGTTTTTAGGAATGAAGATAAATATTGCTAAATTATTTATGATTGCTAAATTTTTTATGTATAAAATTTATTTTTTAAAATCAACAAAAGATTATTATTATAATATTGTAATATTTTTTACTTAAGTTTAGATAAATATTATTACTATTGATTAGTTTTTATAAGTTTAAAGTTGCGACTTTGGAAAGTTTAATATTTTATTTTTATTTTATTTTTTTATATAGTTTTCATTTTTTCGAATTTTTTATATGCTGATGATATTATTTTTTTTGCTTGGATTTCATTTTCCCATCCTATTATTTTTACCCATTTATTATTTTCTAAGTCTTTATAATGTTCAAAAAAATGTATAATTTGTTTTTTTAATATGCATGGTAAATGATGGATGTCATTGATATGGGAATATTCTGGACAAATTTTTGAGTGAGGAATAGAAATTATTTTATAATCTTTACCGGATTCATCACTCATATTTAATGTACCTATCGGTTTACATCTTATAATTGTTCCTGGTAATATAGGATATGGTGAGTACACCAAAGAATCTAATGGATCTCCGTCATGTGATATAGTTTGATTAATGAATCCATAATTACAAGGATAAAACATTGGCGTAGGTATGAATCTATCTACAAATAAAAGACCTATATTTTTATCACATTCGTATTTTACTGGATTAGATTGAGAAGAAATTTCAATAATTACATATATATCTTCAGGAACTTTTTTCCCTACTGGAACCATTTTATAAGTCATTAATTAATCCTTTGTAATTTTATTGATAAACATTTTTATTTAATTATAGCTTGTAGTTAGAAAAGTACTTATGTTAAAAAGTATAGTTTTTTTAATTTATAGGAATTTTAATATGATTGAATTAAATGATATAGTATTAAAAGAAAATCGTTTAAAGAAAATAATTGAATATATATTAAATGTTACTCAACAGTATTCTATATGTTTTGAGGTAATTGTTAAACAAAATTCTGGTGTTGATATCTCTGTTAGAGATAATAAAGTTGAATCTATTGAATTTAATAAAAATAACATTTTAACAATTATTATTTATAAAAACAATAGAAAATGTGTAGTTTCTTCTACAGATTTAAATTTTTCATCTATACATAAAATAATTGATTCTGCTATGAATATTGTGTCTTATTCTTCTTCTGATGTTTATTCTGGACTTCCTGATGAAAAATTATTAGCTATCGGTAAGACAAAAGATTTGTGTTTATATTTTCCCTGGAAGTTAAATATTAATTATGCCATAGAGTTATTAAAATTATCTGAACAAGAAGCGTTTAAAGAAGATAAACGTATTTTTAATACTGAAGGATCAAATTTTAGTAGTTGTGTAAGTACATATGCTTTTGGAAATAGTTTGGGTATGATAGAGTGTTATAGTACTACTTTGTATTCTATGTCTTGTTGTGTAATAGCAAAGCAAGATCAAGATATGCAGAGAGATTTTTCTTTTTCTATTTCTAGAGATATTAATAATTTATATCTTCCTGGTGTAATTGGTAGAAATAGTGCTAAAAAGGCATTATCTAGATTAAATTCTAGAAAAGTATCTACTATAAAAGTACCTATAATTTTTTCTTCAGAAATTGCTTCTGATTTTTTTTTCAATTTAGCTAAAGCTATTGATGGTAGTTGTGTTTATCGAAAATCAACATTTTTATTGAATAGTTTAAATAAATCAATTTTTCCAAATTGGTTAACTATTGAAGAATATCCACATTTAAAAGGAGGGTTATTGTCTAGGTGTTTTGATGCAGAAGGTGTCGAAACAAAACCGAAAAAAATAGTAGATAAGGGTATACTAAAAACTTGGTTATTGGACACATATTCTGCAAGAAGAATGAGGTTGCAAAGTACAGGAAATGCTGGAGGAATGCATAATTGGTTAGTATTAGGTTATTCTAATTTTGAATTAGAGAAATTATTTAAAATTATAGGTACAGGAATGTTAATCACTGAATTATTAGGTCAAGGAGTTAGTATTACTACTGGAAATTATTCTCATGGAGTTTTTGGTTTTTGGATAGAAAATGGAGTTTTAAAATATCCGGTTAGTGAAGTTACTATTTCTGGAAATTTAAAAGAAATGTTTAAAGGTATTCTTTGCATAGGAAATGACATAGATAAGAGACAAGGTATACAATCTGGATCAATAGTATTATCTCCTGTTCAAATTTCTGGATTATGATTATTTTTCATGTTTAATAAGTGTTTGAGTTGGTTAAAATATATTTTTATTGTAAAAAATAATTAAGATGTAAAAATTTGTTTTTAATGTTTTATTAATTTTTTTTTTTTAATTTTGTTATTGTTAATAATGAAGTTGACCTATAAGCCGGGTTCAGTATTTGACAGTCATTTATCTAGACTAATAATCACTTATTAGTTCAAGCAGCCTACCCGAGTATTAAAAATTTGGGCTGATACTCTTATTTGGCCTTACTCCAAGGTAGAGTTTACCTTTAGCAGTACTTGTTACCAAGAACCCGGTGTGCTTTTACCACACCATTTCACCCTTACTATTTTAATTCTAGCGGTTTTTTTTCTGTTGCACTGGTCGTGAACTTACGTTCCCCAGATGTTATCTGGTACCTTTGCCCTATTGGAGCCCGGACTTTCCTCTTCTATAAATTTATCATTATTACTAAATAATAGCAGCGACTGTCTGGTCAACTTCATATGATCATTTCAATTAAAAAATATTATTTACTTGTTTATTTTTATTTTTTGGTTAATTACATTATTATATAAAAAATTTTTTGATAA encodes the following:
- the fliN gene encoding flagellar motor switch protein FliN, whose translation is MNIKDNTINEKGLNILNKSSNLDTNNSSNHDIDVNVNSHKLNSDAVVSDNIKMSNFSKSKIDFLMDIPVNLTIELGTIKIKIKDLLDLPEKSILVLDKHVGEPLNILINGCLIAMGELVVKEDKYGIRITNVFENSNDIQNSNK
- a CDS encoding flagellar biosynthetic protein FliO, with product MINNIFFLRISVVFFGLIMLIIFINGFLKKFIFRRNIINNSLISIESKISLGQNSAIYIVNIQEEVRLVLGVTANSITQLCTLKPITHKNNKNDVIN
- the fliP gene encoding flagellar type III secretion system pore protein FliP (The bacterial flagellar biogenesis protein FliP forms a type III secretion system (T3SS)-type pore required for flagellar assembly.), which codes for MFFRRVLSFFILLLFSPYVYASIPSIISHTSSNGETVWSIPVQILVLITSLTFIPSLLLMMTSFSRIVIVFGLLRSALGTPYSPPNQVLIGLSLLLTFFIMAPVFDKIYQDAYLPFSRNQINVDTAIKRGIIPLHKFMVNQTRKVDLEFFSKLANISSFSKREDIPMRILLPSFITSELKTAFQIGFTIFIPFLIIDLVISSVLMSLGMMMVPPSTISLPFKIMLFVLVDGWQLLVTSLTHSFYY
- the fliQ gene encoding flagellar biosynthesis protein FliQ translates to MTVESAMNLLYDAMKVMMIVSSPLLLSALISGLIISIFQAVTQINEQTLSFIPKIIAVLISMMVFGSWILSVLVDYTKMLFNNLSYITY
- the fliR gene encoding flagellar biosynthetic protein FliR, encoding MFLIYGVFFPALRILSLFYTAPLLNSTLIDRKIKLVIAFSISWLFSFFLPKIDIVIFSMDGFLIILEQIFIGMSLGFTMQLIFSSIIMCGELISLQMGLSFSSLFDIHSRSNMSPVSRFLYVFFVLLFFQWNGHIWMFSVLFDTFLTFPIKKLSFDINILLSIVNFYKYIFFDSLMLLYPILIIQLMFSLSMGILNRISPQVSIFSIGFTVILLVGMVSLFLFIPIFPSFCFFSFNRLQSFVLVLFNINR
- the rpmG gene encoding 50S ribosomal protein L33, with translation MAKNSRTKIKLISTSLSKHYYTTTKNKKTLSKKLELKKYDPIIRKHILYKEAKIK
- the rpmB gene encoding 50S ribosomal protein L28, with the protein product MSKICKITGKKPMFGNRRSHAMNANKRKFFPNLHFHKFWNPYTNQFISLRISAKGIRNIDKLGFNNINKLTKTHKKK
- the ppa gene encoding inorganic diphosphatase, whose amino-acid sequence is MTYKMVPVGKKVPEDIYVIIEISSQSNPVKYECDKNIGLLFVDRFIPTPMFYPCNYGFINQTISHDGDPLDSLVYSPYPILPGTIIRCKPIGTLNMSDESGKDYKIISIPHSKICPEYSHINDIHHLPCILKKQIIHFFEHYKDLENNKWVKIIGWENEIQAKKIISSAYKKFEKMKTI
- the pmbA gene encoding metalloprotease PmbA, giving the protein MIELNDIVLKENRLKKIIEYILNVTQQYSICFEVIVKQNSGVDISVRDNKVESIEFNKNNILTIIIYKNNRKCVVSSTDLNFSSIHKIIDSAMNIVSYSSSDVYSGLPDEKLLAIGKTKDLCLYFPWKLNINYAIELLKLSEQEAFKEDKRIFNTEGSNFSSCVSTYAFGNSLGMIECYSTTLYSMSCCVIAKQDQDMQRDFSFSISRDINNLYLPGVIGRNSAKKALSRLNSRKVSTIKVPIIFSSEIASDFFFNLAKAIDGSCVYRKSTFLLNSLNKSIFPNWLTIEEYPHLKGGLLSRCFDAEGVETKPKKIVDKGILKTWLLDTYSARRMRLQSTGNAGGMHNWLVLGYSNFELEKLFKIIGTGMLITELLGQGVSITTGNYSHGVFGFWIENGVLKYPVSEVTISGNLKEMFKGILCIGNDIDKRQGIQSGSIVLSPVQISGL